One genomic segment of Streptomyces sp. NBC_00239 includes these proteins:
- a CDS encoding RICIN domain-containing protein — protein MSRTIRSVLAVGAGAAAIAASVTFAVAGEPAQRAEPVAAAAPAAVQLQAQHSGQCLTVPSGSLRNGVNAVQSACAEGAENQQFDLKATGAGTLEVQFKHAGKCLDVEGAGIKTGTVVQQWWCVGQQQQRWRLIMVDIAKELYELRPAHLIGKPGRCLEIKSSAKDDGAIAQLYACNGTSAQQWRIKPVSAA, from the coding sequence ATGTCCCGGACCATTCGATCCGTCCTGGCTGTCGGCGCGGGTGCCGCGGCGATCGCTGCCAGTGTGACGTTCGCTGTCGCGGGCGAGCCCGCTCAGCGCGCCGAGCCGGTGGCTGCCGCGGCCCCGGCGGCTGTGCAGCTCCAGGCCCAGCACAGTGGCCAGTGCCTGACCGTTCCCTCGGGCAGTCTGCGTAATGGTGTCAACGCCGTGCAGTCGGCGTGCGCCGAGGGTGCGGAGAACCAGCAGTTCGATCTGAAGGCCACCGGCGCGGGCACCCTCGAGGTGCAGTTCAAGCATGCCGGCAAGTGCCTTGATGTGGAGGGCGCCGGCATCAAGACCGGCACCGTCGTGCAGCAGTGGTGGTGTGTGGGCCAGCAGCAGCAGCGCTGGCGTCTGATCATGGTCGACATCGCCAAGGAGCTGTACGAGCTGCGGCCCGCGCACCTGATCGGCAAGCCCGGCCGCTGCCTGGAGATCAAGTCCAGCGCCAAGGACGACGGCGCGATCGCGCAGCTGTATGCGTGCAACGGCACGAGCGCCCAGCAGTGGCGTATCAAGCCGGTTTCGGCCGCCTGA
- a CDS encoding AbfB domain-containing protein, translating to MAVPLVAVAAPAGAVAAASGIGTDDRQRVDAAAVVRLDPSPDVLLLSDHDFIHALWQKARDGGEAFEAVRLAAEAAMSSELAADHVQFIVTGIHEAYAVDKQREKDKADAARAARLAKSQALITIGIPSSPELLDLSDDNFIRAVMRHTASGPEVRAAAAKALAGDPAAWLEFIVNGAREAHQRDVAAEIKELEERNRAEAERRKELAARSNTAALFRITPSEAMLALSDDNFIRELLRAVPADLKESELYAAGQRAVLSPDPAVWKAYIHTGAEEAYKKDDEARRKKIADANRRLALQIQAAAEQTGVHPNLVALAKQALAGSDEAVAGFLKEDSQYRARRQTLAPVSGKAGFVVRQSSVDGGETFLAPVSASSKQSDREDGTWVIVPALGGQPGCWSFESARKPGHYLAQKDLRVKLTASDNSAQFRKDASWCAKKGLSGTGISFESAGQPGRFLRQHWGDMYAGNKAGGANRFDTATEFVQDATWKIATPLAR from the coding sequence ATGGCTGTGCCGTTGGTGGCTGTTGCGGCTCCGGCTGGGGCGGTGGCCGCGGCTTCAGGTATCGGGACTGATGACAGGCAGCGGGTGGATGCGGCTGCTGTGGTGCGTCTGGATCCGAGCCCGGACGTGCTGCTGTTGAGCGATCACGACTTCATCCATGCGTTGTGGCAGAAGGCCCGGGATGGCGGGGAGGCTTTCGAGGCCGTGCGGCTGGCCGCCGAGGCTGCGATGTCGAGTGAGCTGGCCGCTGACCACGTCCAGTTCATCGTCACGGGCATCCACGAGGCGTATGCGGTCGACAAGCAGCGTGAGAAGGACAAGGCGGATGCCGCCCGTGCGGCGCGCCTCGCGAAGTCGCAGGCGTTGATCACGATCGGTATTCCGAGCAGCCCTGAGCTGCTTGATCTCAGTGACGACAACTTCATCCGCGCCGTGATGCGGCACACCGCTTCGGGTCCTGAGGTCCGCGCGGCCGCTGCGAAGGCTCTGGCCGGTGACCCGGCGGCTTGGTTGGAGTTCATCGTCAATGGTGCCCGTGAGGCGCATCAGCGTGATGTGGCTGCGGAGATCAAGGAGTTGGAGGAGAGGAACCGGGCGGAGGCCGAGCGTCGTAAGGAGCTGGCTGCGCGCAGTAATACGGCTGCGTTGTTCCGGATCACGCCGTCCGAGGCGATGCTGGCTCTGAGTGATGACAACTTCATTCGTGAGCTGTTGCGTGCGGTGCCGGCTGATCTGAAGGAGAGCGAGCTGTATGCGGCGGGTCAGCGTGCGGTTCTGAGCCCGGATCCGGCGGTGTGGAAGGCGTACATCCACACGGGTGCGGAGGAGGCGTACAAGAAGGACGACGAGGCGCGTCGTAAGAAGATCGCTGACGCGAACCGGCGGCTTGCGCTGCAGATTCAGGCGGCTGCGGAGCAGACTGGTGTGCATCCGAACCTGGTGGCGTTGGCGAAGCAGGCGCTGGCGGGCAGTGACGAGGCGGTCGCGGGGTTCCTCAAGGAGGACAGTCAGTACCGTGCCCGGCGGCAGACGCTGGCGCCGGTGAGCGGCAAGGCGGGCTTCGTGGTCCGCCAGTCGAGCGTCGACGGCGGCGAAACCTTCCTCGCCCCGGTCTCTGCGAGCTCGAAGCAGAGTGACCGTGAGGACGGCACCTGGGTCATCGTGCCCGCGCTGGGCGGGCAGCCCGGCTGCTGGTCCTTCGAGTCCGCCCGCAAGCCCGGCCACTACCTGGCCCAGAAGGACCTGCGGGTCAAGCTGACGGCCAGTGACAACAGTGCGCAGTTCCGCAAGGACGCCTCCTGGTGCGCGAAGAAGGGCCTGTCCGGTACCGGTATCTCGTTCGAGTCGGCGGGGCAGCCCGGTCGTTTCCTGCGGCAGCACTGGGGCGACATGTACGCGGGCAACAAGGCCGGCGGCGCGAACCGTTTCGACACGGCGACGGAGTTCGTCCAGGACGCCACGTGGAAGATCGCCACTCCGCTGGCGCGCTGA
- a CDS encoding ABC-F family ATP-binding cassette domain-containing protein, whose translation MRTTHPTARPTAAPATADPAAPVSQLALADVSKTYGDRTVLDQVSFTLRPGEKAAVIGENGSGKSTLMRLIAGAEAPDHGRITRSFPGGTGHLAQTLGLGPDRTVRDAVDSALHELRTLEARIRAAEAALSDAGPAELDAYGDLLGAYEARDGYCADARTDAALHGLGIGHIGRERTLGSLSGGEQSRLALACVLGASPELLLLDEPTNHLDGPAVAWLAERLRAHRGTLVVITHDRAFVEAVATTVLEVDRDLRTVTRYGDGWAGYRAARAAARRGLEQRHREYLDELARTRRLVDAAGSRLAGTGKDPREGFGKHRRSHEAKLSGQVRAARRHLDRLLREPVAAPPEPLRFTARIDEDGSALPEDTPYVAELAAVRVDGRLNVPELAIGPGARLLVSGPNGAGKSTLLRVLAGDLAPDRGTVRCGTSVGYLPQEVAFDPGRHPLLHGFAAGRPGDPEEYADQLLGLGLFRAEDLHVPVAALSVGQRRRLELARLVTRPAGLLVLDEPTNHVSPALVEELEEALAAFPGAVVAVSHDSRFRSAFTGPGLELSAGSPVPGSVRHV comes from the coding sequence ATGCGCACCACCCATCCCACCGCCCGTCCCACCGCCGCCCCCGCCACCGCCGACCCGGCCGCCCCGGTCTCGCAGCTCGCCCTCGCCGACGTCTCCAAGACCTACGGCGACCGCACCGTGCTCGACCAGGTCTCCTTCACGCTGCGCCCCGGCGAGAAGGCCGCCGTCATCGGCGAGAACGGCTCCGGCAAGTCGACCCTCATGCGGCTGATCGCGGGGGCCGAGGCACCCGACCACGGCCGGATCACCCGCAGCTTCCCCGGCGGCACCGGCCACCTCGCGCAGACCCTCGGCCTCGGGCCGGACCGCACCGTACGGGACGCCGTCGACTCCGCGCTGCACGAGCTGCGGACCCTGGAGGCCCGCATCCGGGCCGCCGAGGCCGCACTCTCCGACGCCGGGCCCGCCGAGCTCGACGCGTACGGCGACCTGCTCGGCGCGTACGAGGCCCGCGACGGCTATTGCGCCGACGCCCGCACCGACGCGGCCCTGCACGGGCTCGGCATCGGGCACATCGGCCGCGAGCGGACCCTCGGCTCGCTGTCCGGCGGCGAGCAGTCCCGGCTCGCCCTGGCCTGCGTACTCGGCGCGTCCCCGGAACTGCTGCTGCTGGACGAACCGACCAACCACCTCGACGGACCGGCCGTGGCGTGGCTGGCGGAGCGGCTGCGCGCGCACCGGGGCACGCTGGTCGTCATCACGCACGACCGGGCGTTCGTGGAGGCCGTGGCGACTACCGTGCTGGAGGTCGACCGCGACCTGCGGACCGTCACGCGGTACGGGGACGGCTGGGCGGGCTACCGGGCCGCCCGGGCCGCGGCCCGTCGGGGACTCGAGCAGCGCCACCGGGAGTACCTCGACGAACTCGCCCGTACCCGGCGGCTCGTCGACGCCGCCGGAAGCCGGCTGGCCGGCACCGGCAAGGACCCGCGCGAGGGCTTCGGCAAGCACCGGCGCTCGCACGAGGCCAAGCTCTCCGGGCAGGTCCGGGCCGCGCGACGGCACCTGGACCGGCTGCTGCGGGAGCCGGTCGCGGCGCCGCCCGAGCCGCTCCGGTTCACCGCGCGCATCGACGAGGACGGTAGCGCCCTGCCGGAGGACACCCCGTACGTGGCGGAACTCGCCGCGGTCCGGGTCGACGGCCGGCTGAACGTGCCGGAGCTGGCGATCGGCCCGGGCGCGCGGCTGCTGGTCTCCGGCCCGAACGGGGCCGGCAAGTCCACCCTGCTGCGGGTGCTCGCCGGCGACCTCGCGCCGGACCGGGGCACGGTGCGGTGCGGGACGTCGGTGGGCTACCTCCCGCAGGAAGTCGCCTTCGACCCGGGCCGGCACCCGCTGCTGCACGGCTTCGCGGCCGGACGCCCCGGCGACCCTGAGGAGTACGCCGACCAGCTCCTCGGCCTCGGCCTGTTCCGCGCTGAGGACCTGCACGTGCCGGTTGCCGCGCTCTCGGTCGGCCAGCGCCGGCGGCTGGAACTGGCCCGCCTGGTGACCCGCCCCGCCGGGCTGCTCGTACTGGACGAACCGACCAACCACGTGTCCCCCGCGCTGGTGGAGGAGTTGGAGGAGGCCCTGGCCGCCTTCCCGGGCGCGGTGGTCGCGGTCTCCCACGACTCCCGCTTCCGCTCCGCCTTCACCGGCCCCGGCCTGGAACTCTCCGCGGGCTCCCCGGTACCCGGCTCGGTACGGCACGTCTAG
- a CDS encoding glyoxalase yields MATIDTVTLEVADTTAAHRFYTEAFGPDTPLRLRASHAPTDGFRGFILALTVSQPADVDRLASAALAAGATSLKPVTKSFWGYGAVIQAPDGTIWKIATSAKKNTGPATGTIDEFVILLGVDDMAATKRFYTARGLTVSKSFSRMYAEFDAGSGPVKLALYRRRALAKDVGVPPEGTGSHRLLIGGGATPCTDPDGFAWEPVSQTVAP; encoded by the coding sequence ATGGCAACCATCGACACCGTCACCCTCGAAGTGGCCGACACCACGGCCGCCCACCGCTTCTACACCGAGGCCTTCGGCCCGGACACGCCGCTGCGGCTGCGCGCCTCGCACGCACCCACGGACGGCTTCCGCGGATTCATCCTCGCGCTCACCGTCTCCCAGCCCGCCGACGTCGACCGGCTCGCCTCCGCGGCCCTCGCCGCCGGCGCCACCTCCCTCAAGCCCGTCACGAAGTCCTTCTGGGGCTACGGTGCCGTGATCCAGGCCCCCGACGGGACCATCTGGAAGATCGCGACGTCCGCGAAGAAGAACACCGGCCCCGCCACCGGGACCATCGACGAGTTCGTCATCCTGCTCGGCGTCGACGACATGGCCGCCACCAAGCGCTTCTACACGGCCCGCGGCCTCACGGTCTCGAAGAGCTTCAGCCGCATGTACGCCGAGTTCGACGCCGGGTCCGGCCCAGTCAAGCTCGCCCTGTACCGGCGCCGCGCCCTGGCCAAGGACGTCGGCGTCCCGCCCGAGGGCACGGGATCCCACCGCCTGCTCATCGGCGGCGGCGCCACCCCCTGCACCGACCCGGACGGCTTCGCCTGGGAGCCCGTCTCGCAGACCGTCGCCCCCTGA